A genomic region of Erythrobacter sp. SCSIO 43205 contains the following coding sequences:
- the hemN gene encoding oxygen-independent coproporphyrinogen III oxidase: MWPYYPELLETPVPRYTSYPTAADFGELSPRALETQIEQTTGDISLYVHIPFCEKICFYCGCNTAASGRRQRVESYLSALHAQIETVAKLLPREAGVRRIAFGGGSPNAILPSEFLDLVDALNRHFWLHDTQWSIEIDPRTMSGDWSEVIGEAGITRASLGVQTFAAHCQKAIGREQGDGLICQTVQWLRDAGVTSLNFDLMYGLPHQTLEDVEESLDCAQLLGADRIALFGYAHVPHIIPRQRVIDASALPGKDTRFAMARQGFGYLTSHGYEPVGFDHFAKSSDPLAVAARRGTLNRNFQGFTDDTAPVLIGLGSSAINVFPDLIVQNEKNSGRYRMLSSQGLLCGADGIVRSAKDQMIGDVIKGLLCQNVAQLTPCLLADQREALSVFLERELARLDGLTLTITPEGLPYARTIASLFDPYRKATTRQFSSAI, from the coding sequence ATGTGGCCTTATTACCCTGAACTGCTCGAAACTCCTGTTCCGCGCTACACCAGCTATCCAACAGCTGCCGATTTTGGCGAGTTGTCGCCGCGCGCGCTTGAAACACAGATCGAGCAAACGACAGGCGACATCTCGCTTTATGTGCACATCCCGTTTTGTGAGAAGATTTGCTTTTACTGCGGCTGTAACACCGCCGCGAGCGGCAGGCGGCAACGGGTTGAAAGCTATCTGAGCGCTCTCCACGCTCAGATAGAGACGGTTGCAAAGCTGTTGCCACGCGAAGCTGGCGTGCGCCGGATTGCCTTTGGCGGGGGAAGTCCGAATGCGATCCTACCCTCAGAATTTCTTGACCTTGTCGACGCCCTCAATCGGCATTTCTGGCTGCATGACACGCAATGGTCGATCGAAATTGACCCGCGCACAATGTCAGGCGACTGGTCCGAGGTCATTGGCGAGGCGGGCATCACAAGGGCAAGCCTTGGCGTGCAGACTTTCGCCGCACACTGCCAGAAAGCCATCGGGCGCGAGCAAGGCGACGGCCTGATTTGTCAAACCGTGCAATGGCTGCGCGATGCGGGCGTTACTTCGCTCAATTTCGATCTGATGTATGGCCTGCCTCATCAGACACTTGAAGATGTGGAAGAGAGCCTTGATTGCGCGCAGCTCTTGGGCGCGGACCGGATTGCACTGTTCGGCTATGCCCATGTGCCGCATATTATCCCGCGCCAAAGGGTGATTGATGCAAGCGCCCTTCCGGGCAAGGACACCCGTTTCGCAATGGCACGCCAAGGCTTCGGCTATCTCACGTCCCATGGGTATGAGCCGGTTGGCTTTGACCACTTCGCGAAGAGCTCCGATCCTTTGGCTGTGGCGGCGCGGCGGGGCACGTTGAATCGCAATTTTCAGGGGTTTACCGATGACACCGCGCCAGTTCTCATTGGTCTTGGCTCGTCAGCGATCAACGTCTTTCCCGACCTGATCGTACAAAATGAAAAGAACTCAGGCCGCTATCGGATGCTGTCCTCGCAAGGGCTTTTATGCGGCGCTGATGGTATCGTGCGCAGCGCCAAGGACCAGATGATAGGCGACGTCATTAAAGGCCTTCTGTGCCAGAATGTCGCTCAATTGACCCCGTGTCTACTGGCTGATCAGCGTGAAGCACTCAGCGTGTTTCTGGAACGCGAACTCGCCCGGCTTGATGGCTTGACCCTGACAATTACGCCAGAGGGATTGCCTTACGCTAGGACAATCGCGAGCCTGTTTGACCCATATCGCAAAGCAACAACGCGCCAGTTCAGCTCTGCGATTTAG
- a CDS encoding lipopolysaccharide biosynthesis protein, producing the protein MTARTPADGMPHTGDTHDAGFAARVRSAFVWRWGAQVAAQIITWTSTFLVVRLLDPADYGLFAMSQVVVTTLAFLNGQSFATSIVQTDRIDDRRVGQVFGMLIIANVLLAAIQFVFAPYAAAYFKEPVVADLLRVQAAIFLTIPFIAMPSEWLARGLEFRKQAKANMGSALVGAFTALILAWAGWGVWALIYAGLSIFVSRACFLMIAARFWITPVFTPKGAWDLFSYGGVLTLCQLFWIIQSQSDVVIAGRLLETYDLGLYTQALFLALVVTGRFIPPINEVALAAYSELHRAKKPLGPYFLKTARLVMMVCAPIYIGLALTAEQVIPVLMGEKWLSLIPIFAGLTVAMPAFALHLICSPVTNAMGRPKVYLFTSIAGAVIFPAMFLWQIGGEGSHGAMGLVDAWGYAAPLLCLITLTVTLPRIGVTPFELGRALTPIIIACGAMTVAVLGVERFVPIDSPFFALVRSSLIGAGVYAATFWFGYRSIVRETWALIRNRGPHESQTTLI; encoded by the coding sequence ATGACTGCCCGCACCCCCGCAGATGGTATGCCTCATACAGGCGATACGCATGACGCTGGCTTTGCCGCGCGCGTGCGCAGCGCCTTTGTATGGCGTTGGGGTGCACAGGTTGCGGCGCAGATCATCACCTGGACATCAACCTTTCTGGTGGTGCGTCTCCTAGATCCGGCAGACTATGGCCTTTTCGCCATGAGCCAGGTGGTGGTGACCACCCTCGCCTTCCTCAATGGGCAAAGCTTCGCGACGTCAATCGTCCAGACAGACCGCATTGATGACAGGCGTGTGGGGCAAGTGTTCGGGATGCTTATTATAGCGAATGTGCTTCTTGCAGCGATCCAGTTCGTTTTCGCCCCATATGCAGCCGCCTATTTTAAAGAACCCGTGGTTGCCGACCTTTTGCGCGTGCAGGCGGCTATCTTCCTCACCATTCCTTTTATAGCGATGCCGTCTGAATGGCTCGCGCGGGGCCTTGAGTTCAGGAAACAGGCCAAGGCCAATATGGGAAGCGCTCTGGTCGGCGCTTTCACCGCGCTTATACTTGCATGGGCAGGATGGGGCGTGTGGGCCCTTATATATGCAGGCCTGTCGATTTTCGTGAGCCGCGCCTGCTTCCTGATGATTGCCGCTCGGTTCTGGATAACGCCTGTTTTCACCCCTAAAGGCGCATGGGATCTGTTCAGCTATGGCGGCGTGCTCACCTTGTGCCAATTGTTCTGGATCATCCAGTCGCAATCCGATGTGGTGATCGCAGGGCGCTTGCTCGAAACATATGATCTTGGGCTTTATACTCAGGCGCTCTTCCTGGCGCTGGTAGTCACAGGCCGATTTATTCCCCCCATTAATGAGGTGGCGCTTGCCGCCTATTCCGAGCTTCACCGGGCAAAGAAGCCTCTTGGTCCTTACTTCCTGAAGACTGCCCGCCTCGTGATGATGGTGTGCGCGCCTATATATATAGGCCTTGCGCTTACAGCCGAGCAGGTGATCCCTGTCTTGATGGGGGAAAAGTGGCTCAGCCTCATTCCAATCTTCGCAGGGCTCACCGTCGCAATGCCAGCATTTGCGCTGCACCTTATATGTTCGCCAGTGACCAATGCGATGGGGCGCCCTAAAGTCTACCTCTTCACCTCGATCGCTGGCGCGGTAATCTTTCCGGCAATGTTCCTTTGGCAGATCGGGGGCGAGGGTTCACACGGTGCAATGGGTCTTGTCGATGCGTGGGGATATGCTGCGCCTCTGCTTTGCCTGATCACACTGACCGTCACTTTGCCGCGCATCGGGGTGACACCTTTTGAACTGGGCCGCGCGCTTACTCCGATCATAATCGCTTGCGGCGCGATGACGGTTGCCGTTCTTGGGGTGGAGCGGTTCGTGCCGATTGATAGCCCGTTCTTCGCTTTGGTTCGCAGCAGCCTTATCGGTGCAGGTGTATATGCAGCCACGTTCTGGTTTGGATACCGCAGCATCGTGCGCGAGACATGGGCCCTGATCCGTAATCGCGGACCGCACGAGAGTCAGACCACCCTCATCTGA
- a CDS encoding DEAD/DEAH box helicase family protein has translation MQFSGVWRDYQARVLAQMEDHLGDDRLHVVAAPGAGKTVLGLEIVRRLARPALVFAPSLAIRDQWRERLSPLFMNDLPGSEEISCDLREAKVLTLSTYQSLDSFRRSDQLSALIEGLNASGPFTLVLDEAHHLRKAWWDCLNRLANELEDLKIVALTATPPYDASFAEWNRYERLCGPIDLEIGIPELVRAGDLCPHQDHLTLSRPTADALELLNRRAKAIYALQRDLREDTELLQWLESHPWLTDPESHVEQVLEAPEMLSSVLVLLGSAGHALPPLPLKLLGVKAAQLPRPSQFWLEQLLDGLVFIHREAFPLSAERYKSLERRLHREGLIEGKRVRLSHTRSIFRLLASSLGKMESICEIASREEACLGKELRMVVLSDHIRASELPRRASDPFEPAKLGVIPIFETLRRKGICVDHLAVLTGSLVIVPAPVQAALAPVCEQLGLELDTVRTKPMPACPAHLELTCAHSADATRLVTALFQRGDIRILVGTQSLLGQGWDAPALNSLVLASNTASFVLSNQMRGRAIRIDPHNPDKVSNIWHLATIEPRMEGLHEAIAASLNWGALNDDGAAGPSDIATIARRFRAFECISNGPSDLIESGLGRLGLDARLGVEGQNAVTFENASDRPGIAAKWVRSLGAGEARSQVRETAAPNYAPRTLAWKDTLHALAWTTSGTAGMAFAEGIRSATSFTGLGLLALGAAGVATAASFPSVFKAARLLWRNGSLEGSLEQVGRAILECLSTFGLISAEDLKGAEFEIRSTMDGRKDVIVKGVSRAAERQILQAFAEVLGPVQNPRYLLSRKSWLGSIGREDYHAVPASLGARKEIAEMFAKLWNAKVGSSKLIFTRSADGRRFLLRARMRSFAAGFQRSVDRRSAWL, from the coding sequence ATGCAGTTCTCAGGTGTTTGGCGCGATTATCAGGCCCGCGTACTTGCGCAGATGGAAGACCATCTCGGTGATGACCGCCTCCATGTGGTCGCAGCGCCCGGGGCAGGGAAGACGGTCCTTGGCCTGGAGATCGTGCGCAGGCTCGCCCGGCCCGCACTGGTCTTTGCCCCAAGTCTTGCCATCCGCGATCAGTGGCGCGAGCGGCTGAGCCCGCTGTTTATGAACGATTTGCCGGGGTCGGAGGAAATATCTTGCGATTTGAGAGAGGCAAAGGTGCTCACCTTGTCCACCTATCAATCCCTCGACAGTTTTCGGCGAAGCGATCAACTTTCTGCGCTGATTGAAGGGCTCAACGCCTCCGGACCTTTTACCCTCGTTTTGGATGAAGCGCATCACTTGCGCAAAGCTTGGTGGGATTGCCTCAACCGTCTTGCGAATGAACTTGAAGACCTGAAGATCGTCGCGCTCACGGCGACCCCGCCCTATGATGCGAGCTTTGCCGAATGGAACCGGTATGAACGCCTTTGCGGGCCTATCGACCTCGAAATCGGTATCCCCGAATTGGTGCGCGCTGGCGATCTGTGTCCACATCAGGATCATTTGACGCTTTCTCGGCCAACGGCCGATGCGCTTGAGCTTCTCAATCGGCGAGCAAAGGCCATTTATGCCCTGCAACGCGACTTGCGGGAAGATACTGAGCTTCTTCAATGGCTTGAAAGCCACCCATGGCTAACGGACCCGGAAAGTCATGTCGAGCAGGTGCTTGAAGCTCCAGAAATGCTTTCATCGGTGCTGGTCTTGCTCGGATCTGCGGGACACGCACTCCCGCCCCTGCCATTGAAGCTTTTGGGCGTAAAAGCCGCTCAACTGCCGCGTCCGTCACAATTCTGGCTGGAACAGTTGCTCGACGGTTTAGTGTTCATCCACCGCGAGGCTTTCCCGTTATCAGCGGAGCGATACAAATCGCTCGAAAGGCGGCTCCATCGGGAAGGTTTAATTGAGGGCAAGCGCGTGCGCTTGTCGCACACACGATCGATCTTCCGCTTGCTTGCTTCATCGCTCGGCAAGATGGAAAGCATTTGCGAAATCGCGTCGCGCGAAGAGGCTTGTCTTGGCAAAGAACTGCGTATGGTCGTTTTGTCCGATCATATTCGTGCAAGCGAATTGCCACGCCGCGCAAGCGACCCTTTTGAACCAGCAAAGCTGGGCGTGATCCCGATCTTTGAAACACTGCGGCGCAAAGGGATTTGTGTCGATCATCTGGCGGTCCTGACTGGCAGCCTTGTAATCGTTCCCGCCCCTGTACAGGCGGCATTGGCACCCGTCTGTGAACAGCTTGGGCTCGAACTCGATACCGTCCGCACCAAACCGATGCCAGCTTGCCCGGCGCACCTTGAACTCACTTGCGCACATTCAGCGGATGCAACACGCCTTGTGACTGCACTGTTCCAACGCGGCGACATCCGCATTCTTGTGGGCACGCAATCACTGCTGGGCCAAGGGTGGGATGCGCCGGCGCTCAATTCGCTTGTCCTTGCAAGCAACACCGCTTCTTTCGTGCTCTCCAACCAGATGCGCGGTCGAGCCATTCGTATCGACCCACACAACCCCGACAAGGTGTCCAACATCTGGCACCTCGCGACAATTGAACCTCGCATGGAAGGCCTTCACGAAGCCATCGCCGCTTCGCTCAATTGGGGCGCACTTAACGATGACGGTGCCGCAGGCCCCAGTGATATTGCCACCATTGCGCGGCGCTTTCGCGCGTTCGAATGTATTTCCAATGGTCCCTCGGACCTCATTGAAAGCGGCCTTGGCAGATTGGGACTGGACGCAAGGCTCGGCGTCGAGGGCCAAAACGCGGTAACTTTTGAAAACGCCAGTGACCGGCCTGGAATTGCTGCGAAATGGGTAAGGTCGCTAGGGGCGGGTGAGGCGCGTTCACAAGTTCGCGAGACTGCGGCTCCGAATTATGCGCCACGCACACTCGCATGGAAAGATACGCTGCACGCGCTTGCATGGACCACCAGTGGCACTGCTGGCATGGCCTTTGCCGAAGGGATACGCAGTGCGACCTCGTTTACAGGGCTTGGACTTTTGGCACTTGGCGCTGCCGGGGTGGCTACAGCTGCAAGCTTTCCCAGCGTGTTCAAAGCGGCAAGGCTCTTGTGGCGCAATGGTTCGCTCGAAGGGAGCCTCGAACAAGTCGGGCGCGCCATCCTTGAATGTCTGTCCACCTTCGGCCTCATAAGCGCCGAAGACCTGAAAGGCGCTGAATTTGAAATCCGGTCGACCATGGATGGGCGCAAGGACGTAATCGTCAAGGGCGTCAGCCGTGCCGCCGAACGGCAGATCTTGCAGGCATTCGCCGAAGTCTTGGGCCCGGTCCAAAATCCGCGCTATCTACTGTCGCGCAAGTCATGGCTGGGCTCAATCGGACGCGAGGATTACCACGCTGTCCCGGCAAGCCTTGGCGCACGCAAGGAAATCGCCGAAATGTTTGCCAAGCTCTGGAACGCGAAAGTCGGCTCTTCGAAACTCATCTTCACGCGCAGCGCGGATGGGCGACGCTTTTTGCTTCGGGCAAGAATGCGCTCTTTTGCTGCTGGGTTTCAAAGGTCAGTTGATCGCCGTTCGGCTTGGTTGTGA
- the ccoS gene encoding cbb3-type cytochrome oxidase assembly protein CcoS yields MSILMFLIPIALGMGALGLLAFFWAMKTGQYEDMDGAATRILIDDEGDDQ; encoded by the coding sequence ATGAGCATCCTCATGTTTCTCATCCCGATTGCTCTTGGCATGGGCGCGCTTGGCCTTCTCGCTTTCTTTTGGGCGATGAAGACCGGACAATATGAAGACATGGACGGCGCCGCCACACGCATCCTTATCGACGATGAGGGAGACGATCAGTGA
- a CDS encoding phospholipase D-like domain-containing protein produces MDPENFLRSGENCWKATRAERATLLVDGEDYFRAVRSAMMKARSRIVMLSWDIDTRVEMYDTQGPVEGPLALGPFIEWLVKRNPELQIYILRWDIGSLKTLARGLTLWTLLRWIFHPRIHLLLDRHHPPLASVHRKIISIDECTAFCGGIDVTESRWDTREHLEHNPLRASPGGTDDGPWHDASMIVQGPAARELAVYTQSRWASAGGRPMAPAHPTAHCWPEYLEPQFRDVEVAIVRTEPEMEDQEEVREGERLFLDMIAKAKRWIYAESQYFASTAIAEAIEARLSSDDCPEIILLNPVTADGPIESAIMQPQRAVLLEGLMEHPNADRLRVYHPVTATNKEIYCHAKIMIADNDVLRIGSANLNNRSMGFDSECDLALCSEGKSEVQDRIAHVRADLLAEHLSQPVEAVAQRLEATGSLIEVVEHFSKAARDAGKRTLRPYDFPDHGPMQRAIGESNLMDPESNGD; encoded by the coding sequence GTGGATCCTGAAAATTTCCTTCGCTCCGGCGAGAATTGTTGGAAAGCAACCCGCGCTGAAAGAGCCACCCTTCTGGTCGATGGCGAGGATTATTTCCGTGCCGTGCGCAGTGCGATGATGAAAGCGCGCTCGCGTATTGTGATGCTTAGCTGGGACATTGATACGCGGGTGGAAATGTACGACACGCAAGGGCCCGTGGAGGGGCCACTTGCTCTGGGACCGTTCATCGAATGGCTGGTCAAGCGCAATCCCGAATTGCAGATTTACATCTTGCGCTGGGATATTGGTTCGCTGAAAACTCTGGCTCGCGGGTTGACTTTGTGGACGCTGCTGCGCTGGATTTTTCATCCGCGCATCCACCTCCTGCTCGACCGGCATCACCCGCCTTTGGCATCAGTCCATCGCAAGATCATCAGCATCGATGAATGCACTGCCTTTTGCGGCGGAATTGATGTCACCGAGAGCCGGTGGGACACGCGCGAACACCTTGAGCACAATCCTCTTCGCGCCTCGCCCGGAGGGACTGATGATGGACCCTGGCATGATGCCTCAATGATCGTTCAAGGGCCTGCCGCGCGTGAGCTGGCCGTTTATACGCAAAGCCGATGGGCAAGCGCCGGAGGCCGCCCAATGGCACCAGCCCACCCCACCGCGCACTGCTGGCCGGAATATCTTGAGCCGCAATTTCGCGATGTCGAAGTTGCGATTGTGCGCACTGAACCGGAGATGGAAGACCAAGAGGAGGTGCGCGAAGGTGAGCGCTTATTCCTCGACATGATCGCAAAGGCAAAGCGATGGATTTATGCCGAAAGCCAATACTTTGCCTCCACCGCGATTGCCGAGGCAATCGAAGCGCGTTTGTCGAGTGATGATTGTCCGGAAATTATCCTGCTGAACCCCGTCACAGCAGACGGCCCCATCGAAAGCGCGATCATGCAGCCGCAGCGCGCGGTCTTGCTTGAAGGCTTGATGGAACACCCTAATGCAGACCGCCTGCGCGTTTATCACCCGGTGACGGCGACGAACAAAGAGATTTACTGCCACGCCAAGATCATGATCGCCGACAATGATGTGCTCAGGATCGGGTCTGCCAATCTCAACAACCGTTCAATGGGGTTCGACAGCGAGTGCGACCTTGCTCTGTGCTCTGAAGGCAAGAGCGAGGTGCAAGACCGTATCGCTCACGTGCGCGCTGATCTGTTGGCTGAGCATTTGTCGCAACCGGTTGAGGCCGTTGCCCAGCGGCTTGAGGCCACTGGCTCATTGATTGAAGTTGTCGAGCATTTTTCGAAAGCTGCCCGCGATGCGGGAAAACGGACATTGCGCCCTTATGACTTTCCCGACCACGGACCAATGCAGCGTGCCATTGGCGAATCCAATCTGATGGACCCGGAAAGCAATGGCGACTGA
- a CDS encoding formate/nitrite transporter family protein, with product MSDKKPDQQASEPGADHAGDAPTSPEIYIEISQEGIEEMERPSASLFWSAIAAGLLVSFSLIVKAALYAETSGLSFGHAIDSLGYTIGFILVIFCRLQLFTENTITPVLPTIAKPTPKNCWNTSRVWGISLVGNFIGTAIMAALFVFTPIVSEATFDAMMSISTKVAELGFLESLVKGMPSGLLIAALVWMRPSSGNSFLGLVFLIIYVIALGDFTHVIVGSCEIFLLAWEGERAIAPMMVNNILPTLIGNVIGGTALFALLAWAQVKDEL from the coding sequence ATGTCTGATAAAAAGCCAGACCAGCAGGCATCCGAGCCCGGTGCGGATCACGCTGGCGATGCGCCCACCTCTCCAGAGATTTACATCGAAATCTCTCAAGAGGGCATCGAGGAAATGGAGCGGCCTTCGGCTTCGCTGTTCTGGTCGGCTATCGCAGCGGGACTACTGGTCAGCTTCTCGCTCATCGTAAAAGCTGCGCTTTATGCTGAGACGAGCGGGCTTTCCTTTGGACACGCGATTGACAGCCTTGGGTATACCATCGGCTTTATCCTTGTGATTTTCTGCCGTTTGCAGCTGTTTACCGAAAACACGATCACGCCAGTCTTGCCCACCATCGCAAAACCGACTCCTAAAAACTGCTGGAATACAAGCCGGGTTTGGGGGATCAGCCTTGTCGGCAATTTCATCGGCACTGCGATTATGGCCGCGCTGTTTGTTTTCACCCCTATTGTCTCTGAGGCGACCTTTGATGCCATGATGTCGATCAGCACGAAAGTCGCAGAGCTGGGTTTTCTGGAATCGTTGGTGAAGGGGATGCCATCGGGGCTGTTGATTGCGGCATTGGTGTGGATGCGGCCAAGTTCAGGCAACAGTTTTCTGGGGCTGGTTTTCCTCATTATCTATGTCATTGCCCTTGGCGACTTCACCCACGTTATCGTGGGATCGTGCGAGATTTTCCTGCTCGCATGGGAAGGCGAACGTGCGATTGCGCCGATGATGGTGAACAACATTTTGCCGACGCTGATTGGCAATGTCATCGGCGGAACAGCGCTGTTTGCGCTTCTCGCCTGGGCGCAGGTCAAAGACGAATTGTAG
- a CDS encoding ABC transporter ATP-binding protein/permease: MPPDTASSDRPSKLADAEGWATLKRFLPYLWPKDNPGLRWRIVIAMAFVLMAKAVILAMPFAYKGAVDAMETSGTLTDLSDAAQVAMALVAAYVLGRFSSLLFDNLRNVSFERVGQMATLSLAEDVFHRLHRLSLRFHLTRRTGEVTKIIERGTKSIDMMLYFLLFNIAPTAVELIAVGVIFYLNFGWELVAATALAVVAYIVATRMITEWRTKLRREMNDLDGQALHRAVDSLLNFETVKYFGAEAREEARYSQAARAYAAAATKSENSLALLNVVQSGITNALMAGAMIYTVWGWSKGDLTVGDLVFVNTYLMQLFRPLDLLGWVYRTIRQGLVDMAQMFSLIDTEVEVEDKPGAPALHVSQPSVTFDNVTFGYEDERTILHGLSFEVPAGSTLAVVGPSGAGKSTIGRLLFRFYDPQGGRILIDGQDIAEVTQDSVRAAIGIVPQDSVLFNDTLRYNIAYGAEDADEAMVEQAARDASLMPLIDRLGDRFETMVGERGLKLSGGEKQRVAIARTLVKNPPILLLDEATSALDTRTEQEILGTLRRLAQGRTTIAIAHRLSTIADADRIIVLDHGTLHESGTHKELLAKGGLYAEMWAQQAQEKRESETVD; the protein is encoded by the coding sequence ATGCCGCCCGATACCGCATCCTCTGATCGCCCGTCCAAACTTGCCGATGCCGAAGGTTGGGCAACGCTAAAACGTTTCCTGCCTTATCTCTGGCCCAAGGATAATCCCGGCCTGCGCTGGCGGATTGTGATCGCCATGGCTTTCGTGCTTATGGCAAAAGCGGTAATTCTGGCGATGCCCTTTGCTTATAAGGGCGCGGTCGATGCGATGGAGACATCGGGCACGCTCACCGACTTATCAGACGCAGCGCAGGTCGCGATGGCGTTGGTCGCGGCCTATGTGCTTGGCCGGTTTTCTTCGCTTCTGTTCGACAATTTGCGCAATGTCTCTTTTGAGCGCGTGGGACAGATGGCGACGTTGAGCCTTGCCGAAGATGTGTTTCACCGCCTCCACCGTCTGTCCTTGCGCTTTCACCTGACGCGGCGCACGGGCGAAGTCACCAAGATTATCGAGCGCGGGACAAAAAGCATCGACATGATGCTTTATTTCCTGCTCTTCAATATTGCCCCCACGGCTGTCGAACTGATCGCGGTGGGCGTTATCTTCTATCTCAATTTCGGGTGGGAGCTGGTTGCAGCCACCGCTCTGGCCGTTGTCGCTTACATTGTTGCGACACGCATGATCACCGAATGGCGCACCAAACTCAGACGCGAGATGAATGATCTTGATGGACAGGCATTGCACCGCGCGGTGGATTCGCTTCTGAACTTTGAGACGGTCAAATATTTCGGCGCAGAAGCGCGTGAGGAAGCGCGCTATTCACAAGCCGCCAGAGCTTATGCGGCAGCAGCAACAAAGTCGGAAAACTCGCTTGCGCTTTTGAACGTCGTCCAATCGGGCATCACCAATGCCCTTATGGCTGGCGCGATGATTTACACGGTGTGGGGTTGGTCCAAGGGCGATCTTACCGTGGGCGATCTTGTCTTCGTGAACACTTATTTGATGCAGCTTTTCCGCCCGCTTGATCTGCTTGGCTGGGTCTATCGCACAATTCGACAGGGCCTTGTCGATATGGCGCAAATGTTCAGCCTGATTGATACAGAGGTTGAGGTCGAAGATAAGCCGGGTGCCCCTGCCCTCCATGTGTCACAGCCCAGCGTCACTTTCGACAATGTAACCTTTGGATATGAGGATGAGCGCACAATCCTCCACGGCCTGTCTTTCGAAGTGCCAGCAGGCTCCACCCTTGCGGTCGTTGGTCCTTCAGGCGCAGGCAAAAGCACCATCGGGCGGCTGCTGTTCCGGTTTTACGACCCGCAAGGCGGACGCATCCTTATCGACGGGCAAGACATTGCTGAGGTCACGCAAGACAGCGTGCGCGCGGCGATTGGCATTGTCCCGCAGGACAGCGTGCTCTTCAACGACACGCTTCGCTATAATATCGCATATGGCGCAGAAGATGCAGACGAAGCAATGGTCGAGCAGGCGGCCAGAGACGCAAGCCTGATGCCGCTGATCGACCGGCTCGGCGACCGGTTTGAAACGATGGTGGGCGAGCGGGGCCTGAAACTTTCAGGTGGCGAGAAACAGCGCGTTGCGATTGCGCGAACATTGGTCAAAAATCCGCCGATCCTGCTGCTGGATGAAGCAACCAGCGCATTGGACACCCGCACCGAGCAGGAGATCTTGGGGACGCTCAGGCGACTTGCTCAAGGGCGCACCACGATTGCCATTGCGCACCGTCTTTCAACGATTGCAGATGCCGACAGGATCATCGTTCTCGATCACGGCACCTTGCATGAAAGCGGGACGCATAAGGAATTGCTCGCGAAAGGCGGGCTTTATGCCGAAATGTGGGCGCAGCAAGCGCAAGAGAAACGCGAAAGTGAAACGGTCGATTAG
- a CDS encoding retroviral-like aspartic protease family protein: MSLLSALPAIAASLIASSPAAVAVEPPNDTQGLETGAIAPDLADPNTEILDLNQDRARRYTVPVMIEGQGPFNFMIDTGSQATAVTSQINRQLGLKPSGTATLVGMASRRPVELVEVDEMSFGQQTVYDLISPVLDANNVGAHGILGLDSLQDYRVLLDFREETIAVQDVSSQSNYRKGFEIIVRANPQFGQLLITDAVVEGVRATVIIDTGAQASIGSTALREKIRRKRAQEVVTTDVNGVSMTGQMQALRSLKIGGLELANVALTFADTPAFEALGLGDKPVLALGMQHLRFFDRVAIDFSEKRVLFDVPRDVARAIRRNRRGTKSFGF; this comes from the coding sequence ATGAGCCTGCTTAGCGCATTACCCGCAATCGCCGCGAGCCTGATCGCATCGAGCCCCGCCGCTGTGGCGGTTGAACCGCCAAACGACACACAAGGCCTGGAAACAGGAGCTATCGCGCCAGACCTGGCCGATCCGAACACCGAAATTCTCGACCTCAATCAAGATCGCGCGCGTCGATACACTGTGCCTGTGATGATCGAGGGTCAGGGCCCTTTCAATTTCATGATAGACACAGGCAGCCAGGCGACTGCTGTCACCAGCCAGATCAATCGCCAACTTGGTCTGAAGCCATCGGGAACCGCGACATTGGTGGGCATGGCCAGCCGTCGCCCGGTAGAGCTTGTGGAAGTGGACGAGATGAGTTTTGGCCAGCAGACGGTCTATGACCTCATATCTCCCGTGCTTGATGCCAATAATGTTGGCGCGCATGGCATTCTGGGCCTTGATAGTTTGCAGGATTACCGCGTGCTTCTCGATTTTCGAGAGGAGACAATCGCGGTGCAAGATGTCTCTTCGCAGAGCAATTATCGCAAAGGCTTTGAGATTATCGTGCGCGCCAATCCGCAGTTTGGACAATTGCTGATAACTGATGCCGTGGTCGAAGGGGTGCGCGCCACGGTAATTATCGACACCGGCGCTCAGGCGAGCATCGGCAGCACGGCCTTGCGCGAAAAGATCCGTCGTAAACGCGCGCAAGAGGTTGTCACTACCGACGTTAACGGCGTGAGCATGACCGGCCAGATGCAGGCTTTGCGCTCACTCAAGATCGGCGGGCTTGAACTTGCCAATGTCGCTTTGACCTTTGCCGATACACCAGCATTCGAAGCACTCGGCCTTGGCGACAAACCTGTGCTTGCCCTTGGGATGCAGCATTTGCGCTTCTTTGACCGGGTGGCGATTGATTTTAGCGAAAAGCGGGTGCTCTTCGATGTGCCGCGCGACGTTGCTCGCGCCATCAGGCGCAACCGGCGGGGAACCAAAAGCTTCGGCTTTTGA